TAGCCAAATGTTTTTTCAACTGACGAGCAGCATCCAAATGGTTACTATCGACGATTTCATTCATGACACGACTCACACTCGCCATCACATCAATGGCAGGAAAGTGACCTTTGTGAGCAATTTTCCGGTCAAGAACAATGTGACCATCCAAAATCCCCCGCACTGCATCCGCAATCGGATCGTTCATGTCATCAGAATCAACTAATACGGTATAAAAGGCCGTAATACTTCCCTTATCCGCTGTTCCTGCGCGCTCCATCAGCTTTGGTAGCATCGCAAACACCGATGGCGTATAACCACGCGTAGCCGGCGGTTCACCGATCGCCAAACCTACCTCACGTTGTGCCATGGCAAAGCGCGTGACAGAATCCATCATGAGCATGACATTCATTCCTCGGTCGCGGAAATATTCCGCTATGGAAGTCGCAATCATCGCGCCCTTGATTCGAATCATGGCAGGTTGATCGGAAGTAGCTACGACAACAACAGACCGCTTTAGTCCTTCTTCCCCAAGATCCCGCTCGATAAACTCCATGACTTCACGGCCGCGTTCTCCAATGAGACCAATCACATTGATATCTGCCGTAGTATTTCGGGCAATCATTCCCATCAATGTACTTTTTCCTACCCCTGATCCAGCGAAAATGCCGACCCGCTGACCTTTCCCGATGGTAAGAAGACCGTCTATCGCCCTCACTCCCACACTCAATGGTTCTTGAATGCGCGGTCGGAGGATAGGATTTGGTGGCATATTGTTGGTAGGATAGGACGTCAGCCCAAATGGCAGTGAGCCTTGATAGGGCCGCCCCAATCCATCGAGGATCGAACCCAATATTTCAGGTCCAACTTTTACATCTAGCGAACGTCCTGTCGCGACCACGTCACAACCTGGACCGATTTCGGTCAATTCGCCTAATGGCATTAGCAGCACTTTGTTTTCGCGAAAGCCAACCACTTCTGCGATGATCGGTTCCTTTGTGTTAGCCGGATATAGATGGCATATCTCGCCTAATTTCACTTCTGGGCCTTGCGACTCGATAGTGAGCCCAACAACCTGTGTCACTTTGCCATTCACGCGCATCGGATCTAATCCATGCAGCATGTGCTTGTACTTCGAGAGATCTAGGATGCTCATGGAGCCTCACTTCCTCTGGCAATCGTAAGCAGCGCCTGCTTAATCTCCTCCATTTGTGTATCGATGCGGGCATCTACACTCCCCAAAGCAGTACGGATGACACATCCACCATCTTGTACGGTATAGTCAGGATAAATGGATAGCTCTGCTTGTCCATCTAACAATTCCAGAAAACCAGCCCGATGCTCAAGCACATAATCGAAGTACTTATGGTTGACGCACACCGTAATCTCACCATGAACACGTGAGCGGCGAAGTGCTTTTTTCGTCATTTCCAGGACCTGCTCGGGATGCTGTTGCACTTCCTGTCCAATGATTTTTTTCGCAATTTCTATGCTGAGTTCCACTACAAAAGGCTCCGCCTCAGCGATAATTTGTTTTTTCTCTGCAAATGCTTGTTCCAAAATGGTTTTTGCTTGGACGAGTGAAGCTGTTTGCTCCTCGTATGCCTCACGTTTACCCGTTTCGAAACCTGCCTCTTGCCCTTCCGTCATAGCCTGCTCTTGCACTTGCTGAAACAGTTGCGCAGCTTCCTGACGTTTTTGTTCCCACCATTCTTCCATCTGAGCAAGCGTCTCTTGTCTTAGTTGCTCTGCTTGCTCCGCAGCTTGCTGCAAGATGTTTTGCGCGGTTTCTTCTGCATCTGAGATGATCGCTTTCGCCTCAATCTCAGCTTGATTAAAAATTTCTTGATTTTCTTGCAACCTTTCGGCAACTTCTTCCGTCTTAAGTGGTACAGGCGTTACCGAGAGGAGAAAAGATTCCTCAGAAGGCCGATAATTGGCGCTTTTGATGATCCTAGACAATGATATCATCTCCTCCACCGCGGGCGATGATGATCTCACCAGCCTCCTCTA
The window above is part of the Brevibacillus brevis NBRC 100599 genome. Proteins encoded here:
- the fliI gene encoding flagellar protein export ATPase FliI, producing MSILDLSKYKHMLHGLDPMRVNGKVTQVVGLTIESQGPEVKLGEICHLYPANTKEPIIAEVVGFRENKVLLMPLGELTEIGPGCDVVATGRSLDVKVGPEILGSILDGLGRPYQGSLPFGLTSYPTNNMPPNPILRPRIQEPLSVGVRAIDGLLTIGKGQRVGIFAGSGVGKSTLMGMIARNTTADINVIGLIGERGREVMEFIERDLGEEGLKRSVVVVATSDQPAMIRIKGAMIATSIAEYFRDRGMNVMLMMDSVTRFAMAQREVGLAIGEPPATRGYTPSVFAMLPKLMERAGTADKGSITAFYTVLVDSDDMNDPIADAVRGILDGHIVLDRKIAHKGHFPAIDVMASVSRVMNEIVDSNHLDAARQLKKHLATFREAEDLINIGAYKPGSNREIDAAIRYRDIISGFTAQGTHEPSTLQGAIQALTAHFGGVN
- a CDS encoding FliH/SctL family protein, with translation MISLSRIIKSANYRPSEESFLLSVTPVPLKTEEVAERLQENQEIFNQAEIEAKAIISDAEETAQNILQQAAEQAEQLRQETLAQMEEWWEQKRQEAAQLFQQVQEQAMTEGQEAGFETGKREAYEEQTASLVQAKTILEQAFAEKKQIIAEAEPFVVELSIEIAKKIIGQEVQQHPEQVLEMTKKALRRSRVHGEITVCVNHKYFDYVLEHRAGFLELLDGQAELSIYPDYTVQDGGCVIRTALGSVDARIDTQMEEIKQALLTIARGSEAP